One window from the genome of Saimiri boliviensis isolate mSaiBol1 chromosome 2, mSaiBol1.pri, whole genome shotgun sequence encodes:
- the EDDM3B gene encoding epididymal secretory protein E3-beta produces MLSFLFSVDTQVALGTEMASSLKIWGTLLALLCILCTLLVHSKNVSWREFMKLHYLSPSREFKEYKCDVLMREKEALKGKSSHMFIYVSWYKIEHICISDIWMDRFRNAYVWVQNPLKVLKCHQENSKNNYTESRSFNYIEFHCSMDGYVDSIEDLKMVEPISN; encoded by the coding sequence atgctttcctttctcttctctgtggACACACAGGTGGCCCTGGGGACTGAGATGGCATCGTCTTTAAAGATCTGGGGCACACTCTTGGCCCTGCTTTGCATCCTATGCACACTGCTGGTACACAGCAAGAATGTTTCTTGGAGAGAATTCATGAAACTGCACTACTTAAGTCCAAGTCGAGAATTCAAAGAGTACAAATGTGATGTCCTcatgagagaaaaagaagctCTGAAAGGCAAGAGCTCTCACATGTTTATCTATGTCTCATGGTATAAAATCGAGCATATATGCATTAGTGACATCTGGATGGATCGCTTCCGAAATGCATATGTATGGGTCCAGAATCCCCTCAAAGTACTCAAGTGTCACCAGGAGAATTCCAAAAATAACTACACAGAGAGCAGGAGCTTCAACTACATTGAATTCCATTGTAGCATGGATGGATATGTTGATAGCATAGAAGACTTAAAGATGGTGGAACCCATCAGCAACTAG
- the EDDM3A gene encoding epididymal secretory protein E3-alpha, with protein MTPSLKIWGLLCILCRLCVHCNDIHWREFIKLHYLSPSREFKDYKCDVLMREKEALKGKSSHLFIYSLWFKIQRICINKKGSDRYRNAYVWAQGTLKVLECHWEMYNNRYTESRSFSYIEFHCGIDGYVDSIEDLRIIAPISN; from the coding sequence ATGACACCCTCTCTAAAGATCTGGGGCCTGCTTTGCATCCTTTGCAGGCTGTGTGTACACTGCAACGACATTCACTGGAGAGAATTCATAAAGCTTCATTACTTAAGTCCAAGTCGAGAATTCAAAGATTACAAATGTGATGTCCTcatgagagaaaaagaagctCTGAAAGGCAAGAGCTCTCACTTGTTCATCTACAGCTTATGGTTCAAGATTCAACGTATATGCATTAATAAGAAGGGGAGCGACCGATATAGAAATGCATATGTATGGGCCCAAGGTACCCTCAAAGTACTCGAGTGTCACTGGGAGATGTACAACAATAGGTACACAGAGAGCAGAAGCTTCAGCTACATTGAATTCCATTGTGGCATAGATGGGTATGTTGATAGCATAGAAGACTTGAGGATTATAGCGCCTATCAGCAACTAG
- the RNASE6 gene encoding ribonuclease K6, whose amino-acid sequence MVLHFPLLLLLLVLWGQVCPLHAIPKHLTKARWFEIQHIRPSPLQCNRAMNGINNYTQHCKPQNTFLHDSFQNVAAVCDLLSITCKNGYHNCHQSLKPVNMTDCRLTSGSYPQCRYSTAAQYKLFIIACEPPQKSDPPYNLVPVHLDKVLPRAFH is encoded by the coding sequence ATGGTGCTacactttcctcttcttttattgCTGCTGGTTCTATGGGGACAAGTGTGTCCACTTCATGCTATACCTAAGCATCTCACCAAGGCTCGTTGGTTTGAAATTCAGCATATACGGCCAAGTCCTCTCCAATGCAACAGGGCAATGAATGGCATCAACAATTATACGCAGCACTGTAAGCCTCAAAATACCTTTCTGCATGACTCTTTCCAGAATGTGGCTGCTGTCTGTGATTTGCTCAGCATCACCTGCAAAAATGGTTACCACAACTGCCACCAGAGCTTAAAGCCTGTCAACATGACTGACTGCAGACTCACTTCAGGAAGCTATCCCCAGTGCCGCTATAGTACTGCGGCCCAGTACAAACTCTTCATCATTGCCTGTGAGCCCCCTCAGAAAAGCGATCCCCCCTACAACTTGGTTCCTGTACACTTAGATAAAGTATTGCCTAGGGCCTTTCATTAG